The following coding sequences are from one Leptospira mayottensis 200901116 window:
- a CDS encoding heavy metal translocating P-type ATPase, which translates to MNVKNEIFSREITLDIIGMTCSNCALRIEKGLKKVPGVKDATVNFAMETAKVEFESSVEKELLLNKIDSLGYRAFVHEDLEIHGEAEKAHEKEFKNLKVRVFISALLSFPMVFGMIGHIENNQIFEYFSFIMNPLLQFILATPVQFWIGASFYKGSFRAIRNRGANMDVLVVLGTSAAYFYSVYRTFLEFGTHTHEKIPLYYETSSILITLILFGKFLEHIAKGKSSRAIQSLVALQPKNARVIQNGEIQEIPLFAVRPRDLLLIKAGETIPVDGTVEEGNSSVDESMLTGESIPVEKTVSSPLYGGSLNQNGVLKLRASKVGKDTLLSEIIRVVREVQGSKAPIQRIADQISGIFVPVVILISILTLFLWYFWIEPSHFSGALEKAIAVLVIACPCALGLATPISILTGSGKAATLGILFRTAEALEIAHKVDTIVFDKTGTLTQGKHTLKGLESLNSQEENLLLTLAASAEQESEHPLSKAIVESAKEKGLLLSMPENFETIPGGGISASVQGKKILIGTDQLFCKRGIELNPKLLDLKRIREEEGNTVVHLSLDGIHLAILCLADTIKESTPIAVEKLQSLGMKIYVITGDNERTARAIANICGIEQVLAEILPQGKAKEIKKLMDTGKVVAMVGDGINDAPALVVADLGISMGTGTDVAMESSDVVIVNGDLVSIVNAFSISKKTVYNIRQNLFWALFYNTLGIPIAAAGLLTPWIAGGAMALSSVSVVLNALRLQRK; encoded by the coding sequence ATGAATGTTAAAAACGAAATTTTTTCCAGAGAGATCACATTAGATATCATCGGAATGACTTGTTCGAATTGTGCGCTTAGGATCGAAAAAGGACTCAAGAAAGTTCCGGGAGTAAAGGATGCGACAGTTAACTTTGCTATGGAAACCGCAAAAGTGGAATTCGAATCTTCGGTAGAGAAAGAACTTCTGTTGAACAAGATCGATTCTCTCGGTTACCGAGCCTTTGTTCACGAAGACCTTGAAATCCACGGAGAAGCCGAAAAAGCGCACGAAAAAGAATTCAAAAACTTGAAAGTCCGCGTTTTCATATCCGCCCTTTTGTCCTTTCCCATGGTTTTCGGCATGATCGGACATATAGAAAACAATCAAATTTTTGAATATTTTTCTTTTATAATGAACCCTTTGCTACAATTTATCCTCGCCACTCCGGTCCAATTTTGGATCGGCGCATCTTTCTACAAAGGAAGTTTTCGGGCTATTCGAAACAGAGGAGCAAATATGGACGTACTCGTCGTTTTAGGAACATCCGCCGCATATTTCTACAGCGTCTATCGGACCTTTCTTGAATTCGGAACACACACTCACGAAAAAATTCCACTCTATTACGAAACCTCTTCCATATTGATTACTTTGATACTTTTCGGAAAATTTTTGGAACATATCGCAAAAGGAAAATCTTCAAGAGCAATTCAATCCTTAGTCGCTTTACAACCCAAAAACGCAAGAGTCATTCAAAACGGAGAAATTCAAGAAATCCCGTTGTTTGCCGTTCGTCCCAGAGATCTACTTTTGATAAAGGCGGGAGAAACGATTCCTGTGGATGGAACCGTAGAGGAAGGAAACTCCTCCGTCGACGAATCAATGCTAACCGGAGAAAGTATTCCCGTAGAAAAGACGGTTTCCAGCCCTCTTTACGGCGGTTCTTTAAATCAAAACGGAGTTTTAAAACTCAGAGCTTCTAAAGTAGGAAAAGATACTTTGCTTTCCGAGATTATCCGAGTGGTTCGGGAAGTGCAAGGTTCCAAAGCTCCGATTCAAAGAATCGCGGATCAAATTTCCGGAATTTTTGTTCCGGTAGTCATTTTAATTTCGATTCTTACATTGTTTTTGTGGTATTTTTGGATAGAACCCTCTCATTTTTCCGGAGCTCTGGAAAAGGCGATAGCAGTTCTCGTAATTGCCTGTCCTTGTGCCTTAGGTTTAGCAACTCCGATTTCTATCCTAACTGGCTCGGGAAAAGCAGCCACTCTGGGAATTTTGTTTCGAACTGCAGAAGCATTAGAAATCGCTCATAAAGTAGACACAATCGTTTTCGATAAGACCGGGACTCTAACTCAAGGAAAGCACACTCTCAAAGGTCTTGAAAGTTTAAATTCTCAGGAAGAAAATCTCCTACTCACGTTAGCCGCTTCCGCAGAACAAGAATCGGAACATCCACTTTCCAAAGCGATCGTAGAATCCGCCAAAGAAAAAGGGCTTTTGCTTTCTATGCCTGAAAATTTCGAAACGATCCCGGGAGGAGGTATTTCCGCTTCTGTACAGGGGAAAAAGATCTTGATCGGCACAGATCAATTGTTTTGCAAAAGGGGAATCGAGTTGAATCCTAAACTCCTGGATCTAAAACGAATCAGAGAAGAAGAAGGAAACACAGTCGTTCACCTAAGTCTGGACGGAATTCACTTGGCGATTCTTTGTCTAGCGGACACGATCAAAGAATCAACTCCAATCGCAGTCGAAAAACTACAATCTCTCGGTATGAAAATTTACGTAATTACGGGAGATAACGAAAGGACGGCCCGCGCGATCGCGAACATCTGCGGCATCGAACAAGTGTTAGCCGAAATTCTTCCCCAAGGAAAGGCAAAGGAAATAAAGAAACTAATGGACACCGGAAAAGTAGTAGCAATGGTGGGAGACGGAATCAACGACGCCCCTGCTCTGGTCGTTGCGGATCTTGGAATAAGTATGGGAACCGGAACGGATGTAGCTATGGAATCTTCAGACGTGGTAATTGTAAACGGAGATCTGGTTTCGATCGTAAACGCGTTTTCCATAAGCAAGAAGACCGTTTATAATATTCGACAAAATCTATTCTGGGCTTTGTTCTACAACACACTGGGAATTCCGATCGCCGCCGCAGGACTACTAACCCCCTGGATCGCGGGTGGAGCCATGGCTCTTAGTTCGGTTTCCGTAGTTCTGAACGCACTCCGTTTACAAAGAAAATGA
- a CDS encoding heavy-metal-associated domain-containing protein: MKEIKLALEGMTCSHCLRTVESALRKIGLTGKANLGKKEVVYQGEGTPEELSKIKSILTEEGYIPGEIK, from the coding sequence ATGAAAGAAATCAAATTAGCATTGGAAGGAATGACCTGTTCCCATTGTTTAAGAACCGTAGAATCCGCTCTAAGAAAAATCGGATTAACGGGAAAAGCAAATCTGGGGAAAAAAGAAGTCGTTTATCAAGGAGAAGGAACTCCGGAAGAATTATCTAAAATCAAATCGATTCTCACGGAGGAAGGGTATATTCCGGGTGAAATAAAATGA
- a CDS encoding efflux RND transporter permease subunit produces MLSKLLNISLNNPILSVGTALFLFIYSFFTLNEVPIDAVPDITNTQVIVTVKTGSLDPEQIEKVITFPLETELMGMPNLIDVRSISKFGLSNISLIFKEGTDIYQARSMVLERITSAKEKLPKGIVPTIVPNTTGLGEIFFYTVEAKPGSKLTFLPEKDRLLYLRTVQDYMVRPQLKSLVPGIVEVDSNGGYEKEIHIDLNPSKMRILGITIDQLIGELSTIGESFGGGFIENEGKLSIVRAYGIKKNLNSLSEVTVRRTLTGSPIRVSDIAQVKEHGKQRLGGASSEGKEIVLGTAMMLRGENSYQVNADLNRAVFRLDLPEDVQVRILLERSFLIHSTIRTVTKNLSEGAILVILTLCFILFNIKASIIVAAIIPGSMLLTAIFMRVFGISANLMSLGAIDFGLLVDASIVITENVLVRFEKNSIINREEKIKIILNASLEVLKPVSFGIVVIMLVYVPIITLDGISGKMFRPMAETVLLALGFSLILAVFFLPPLLFFFITPTRDISNREVKKSKVVTLYETRLSILLNKPKPIVIGSIVFFLLTLFIYSRMGTVFLPKLMEGDLMLVIVREGNISIEESLKEQKEVEKILMQMPEIQSVFSRIGTSSVANDPMGTFNADTFIILKKESLEDLLKEKNWENFLNRIHKKVQENYPKSELTLSQPLEARFNELLEGSRADISVRILGKDLNTLLELQNSLKENLHKIPGAAEVELDPIMALRKSTAIDIVPDPSRLKYYNISLPLFNNVVEASMSGFELGGYYEEEVRFPIKIRLSEEFRNRESEISNIGVGTQDGGMIPIKLLASIEKKEKIMTISRNKSRRFVAVSVNLRGRDLEGFYSEAKDKISNINIPQGYSVFWGGQIENLSKAKEKLSVILPTTFLMIFVVLYLGLKSVRQALLVFFCVPFALTGGIWFLFLRGMDLSVSAFVGCIALCGISVLNGLVKLDTIHRTREEKNISLKEAVLKGATSRIRPVIMTALVASFGFLPMAFGSGLGSEVQKPLATVVIGGIISSTLLTLVILPVFYYWLEKTSEN; encoded by the coding sequence ATGCTGTCCAAACTTTTGAATATCAGCTTAAATAATCCGATCCTCTCCGTTGGAACCGCATTATTTTTATTCATATATTCTTTTTTTACTTTGAACGAAGTGCCGATCGACGCGGTTCCCGATATTACGAATACGCAGGTAATCGTAACCGTCAAAACGGGTTCCTTGGATCCGGAGCAAATTGAAAAAGTGATCACATTTCCACTTGAAACCGAACTAATGGGGATGCCGAATTTGATCGACGTTCGTTCTATATCTAAATTCGGACTTTCTAATATATCTTTGATTTTCAAGGAGGGTACGGATATTTATCAAGCCAGAAGTATGGTTTTAGAGAGAATTACAAGCGCCAAAGAAAAACTTCCGAAAGGAATTGTTCCCACGATCGTTCCAAATACGACCGGACTCGGGGAAATTTTCTTTTATACTGTGGAAGCAAAGCCAGGAAGTAAATTGACATTTCTCCCGGAAAAGGATCGGTTACTTTATTTGAGAACCGTACAGGATTATATGGTTCGTCCTCAGTTAAAATCTCTTGTGCCTGGAATCGTAGAAGTGGATTCCAACGGAGGATACGAAAAAGAAATTCATATCGATCTAAATCCTTCCAAAATGCGAATTTTGGGAATCACGATTGATCAATTGATTGGAGAATTATCTACGATCGGAGAAAGTTTCGGGGGAGGTTTTATCGAAAACGAAGGAAAACTCTCCATCGTTAGGGCGTATGGAATTAAGAAAAACCTAAACTCTTTGTCTGAGGTTACGGTTCGTCGTACTCTCACAGGTTCACCGATCCGAGTTTCCGATATAGCGCAGGTGAAAGAACACGGCAAACAAAGATTAGGCGGAGCAAGTTCTGAAGGGAAGGAAATTGTTTTAGGAACCGCTATGATGTTACGGGGGGAAAACAGTTATCAAGTCAATGCAGACCTCAATCGAGCCGTGTTCCGTTTAGATCTCCCGGAGGACGTACAAGTCAGAATTCTTCTAGAAAGATCGTTTCTGATCCATTCCACAATTCGAACCGTGACTAAAAATCTTTCTGAAGGCGCGATTCTAGTAATTTTGACCTTATGTTTCATTCTTTTCAACATAAAGGCTTCGATTATTGTCGCGGCGATCATTCCAGGATCAATGCTTTTAACTGCGATTTTTATGAGGGTTTTCGGAATTTCCGCCAACCTAATGAGTCTAGGAGCAATCGACTTCGGCCTCCTTGTGGACGCTTCCATCGTGATTACCGAAAACGTTCTGGTGCGATTTGAAAAGAATTCCATTATCAATCGCGAGGAAAAGATCAAAATAATCCTGAACGCGTCTTTGGAAGTTTTAAAACCAGTCTCTTTCGGAATCGTAGTCATTATGCTCGTATATGTTCCGATTATAACGTTAGACGGAATATCAGGAAAGATGTTTCGTCCAATGGCTGAAACCGTCCTTCTAGCGTTGGGTTTTAGTTTAATTTTGGCGGTGTTTTTTCTCCCTCCTTTGTTGTTCTTTTTTATTACCCCAACAAGAGATATCTCAAACCGAGAAGTAAAAAAAAGTAAAGTTGTAACGTTGTATGAAACGCGGCTTTCGATCCTATTAAATAAACCGAAACCAATTGTAATCGGATCTATTGTGTTTTTCCTGCTTACCCTATTCATCTATTCCAGAATGGGAACGGTTTTTCTTCCGAAATTGATGGAAGGAGACTTGATGCTCGTAATCGTAAGAGAAGGGAATATTAGTATAGAAGAAAGTTTGAAAGAACAAAAGGAAGTAGAAAAAATCCTAATGCAAATGCCCGAGATCCAGAGCGTGTTCTCCAGAATCGGAACCAGTTCTGTAGCAAACGACCCTATGGGAACATTCAACGCCGACACGTTTATCATTCTTAAAAAAGAATCCCTGGAAGATCTATTAAAGGAAAAAAATTGGGAGAATTTTTTAAACCGAATCCATAAAAAAGTCCAGGAAAACTATCCGAAATCAGAACTGACTCTTAGCCAACCTTTGGAAGCAAGATTCAACGAACTTCTGGAAGGAAGTAGAGCGGATATCAGTGTAAGAATTCTCGGAAAGGACCTAAATACTCTTTTAGAATTACAGAATTCTTTGAAAGAAAATCTACATAAGATTCCGGGAGCGGCGGAAGTGGAACTCGATCCAATCATGGCTCTTCGGAAATCCACAGCGATTGATATCGTTCCCGATCCATCTAGATTAAAATATTATAATATATCTCTTCCTTTATTTAATAACGTAGTCGAGGCTTCTATGAGTGGATTTGAATTAGGAGGATACTACGAGGAGGAAGTTCGGTTTCCAATTAAAATCCGACTCTCCGAAGAATTCAGAAATCGTGAATCCGAAATATCGAATATAGGAGTAGGAACACAGGACGGAGGGATGATTCCGATTAAACTTCTAGCTTCTATCGAAAAAAAAGAAAAAATCATGACCATCTCCAGAAATAAATCCAGAAGATTTGTGGCGGTTTCGGTGAATCTGCGTGGAAGAGACTTAGAGGGATTCTATTCTGAAGCCAAGGATAAAATTTCAAATATAAATATCCCTCAAGGTTATTCCGTGTTCTGGGGTGGACAAATTGAAAATCTTTCGAAGGCAAAAGAGAAATTATCCGTCATACTCCCTACTACATTTTTGATGATTTTTGTGGTTCTATATCTAGGCCTGAAATCGGTTCGTCAAGCCCTACTCGTATTCTTTTGTGTTCCGTTTGCATTAACCGGAGGAATTTGGTTTCTCTTTTTAAGAGGGATGGATTTAAGCGTTTCCGCTTTTGTGGGATGCATCGCGTTATGCGGAATATCCGTGCTAAATGGGCTCGTCAAATTGGATACGATCCACAGGACTCGCGAAGAAAAAAACATTTCCCTAAAAGAAGCGGTTTTAAAAGGAGCTACCAGCCGAATTCGCCCCGTAATCATGACGGCGCTTGTAGCGTCTTTCGGATTTCTACCGATGGCGTTCGGTTCAGGGCTCGGATCGGAAGTGCAAAAACCTCTGGCAACCGTAGTGATCGGGGGAATTATATCTTCCACATTATTAACTCTGGTGATTCTCCCAGTTTTTTATTATTGGCTGGAAAAAACTTCAGAAAATTAA
- a CDS encoding TolC family protein has translation MRSEVSSELDIRTILDLAEKNSPLLLSLNADLESLFYQRKQQGKTQNPFLTLDYGQRSAANERGAEYALQFEQPVYFPGRKELRQLLVDNDSKIKEIQLAEANNSIRFNALRFTYRYLVSVGKRNHVKERLKRLSILESYIRARPFITPQAKTDLFIIQRKILALRKHFNDLELDSYKQYEAMNLYLMLESIPSLRIPFFSEGVKFNFNELQIKALSQNLILMAAKEEIEKAKTELNLANLEKYPDYSIVSQIGEDRSGVSNRFYDFGLKFRIPIWDQFQNKISAAEVNVKSKQGIFHHQENLVKTAFKQAFLDYEQSKTNLKLFNLSKLDEIEKDLIYADGEFKKGRILMLSYLELENQLHETHHAILDAQIAHLEALLNLLYITNEKEIIGTFQNAVQTFEYQLK, from the coding sequence ATTCGATCCGAAGTTAGTTCAGAATTAGACATCCGGACTATTCTTGACTTGGCAGAAAAAAATTCTCCGTTACTCCTTTCCTTAAATGCGGATTTGGAATCGCTTTTTTACCAGCGTAAACAACAAGGAAAAACTCAAAATCCTTTTTTGACTCTGGATTACGGTCAAAGAAGCGCGGCCAACGAAAGAGGAGCGGAGTATGCGCTTCAGTTCGAACAACCCGTATATTTTCCGGGCCGCAAGGAACTGCGCCAACTTTTGGTGGATAACGATTCCAAAATTAAAGAAATCCAACTCGCGGAAGCAAACAATTCGATTCGGTTCAACGCGCTCAGGTTCACTTATCGTTATTTAGTTTCCGTGGGTAAAAGAAATCACGTTAAGGAACGTCTTAAAAGATTATCGATCTTGGAAAGTTACATCCGTGCGAGACCTTTCATAACTCCGCAGGCAAAGACAGACCTATTTATAATTCAAAGAAAAATTTTGGCTCTGCGAAAACATTTCAACGATCTTGAATTGGATTCGTATAAACAATACGAGGCTATGAATTTATATCTTATGCTCGAATCGATTCCTTCGCTCCGAATCCCTTTTTTTTCGGAAGGAGTGAAATTTAATTTCAACGAACTTCAGATCAAAGCACTTTCACAAAATTTGATTCTTATGGCGGCCAAAGAAGAAATCGAAAAGGCAAAGACGGAACTCAATCTCGCAAACTTAGAAAAATATCCGGACTACTCCATCGTCAGTCAAATAGGAGAAGACCGATCGGGAGTCTCTAATCGATTTTACGACTTTGGTCTTAAATTTAGGATTCCGATATGGGATCAATTTCAAAATAAAATTTCGGCTGCCGAGGTTAACGTAAAATCCAAGCAGGGAATTTTTCACCATCAGGAAAACCTCGTAAAAACTGCCTTTAAACAAGCCTTTTTAGATTACGAACAGTCCAAAACTAATCTCAAACTTTTTAATTTATCAAAGTTAGACGAAATAGAAAAAGACCTGATCTATGCAGATGGAGAATTTAAAAAAGGGAGAATTTTAATGTTGAGTTATCTGGAATTGGAAAACCAGCTTCACGAAACTCATCACGCGATATTAGACGCACAAATCGCTCACCTTGAAGCGCTACTCAATCTACTGTATATCACGAACGAAAAAGAAATCATAGGAACGTTTCAAAATGCTGTCCAAACTTTTGAATATCAGCTTAAATAA
- a CDS encoding SulP family inorganic anion transporter — MNILYFFPNVSWNDLRHDFSSSIVVFLVALPLCIGVAFASGTPIVSGLISGIVGGIVISLLSKSPLSVSGPAMGLTVIVFDSIQTLGSFNDFLFAFCLAGVLQIILGFLKAGILSNFFPSSVIKGMLAAIGAVLILKQIPHAIGYDMDYEGDMVFFQQDQENTFSEILTAFHRFTPGAIILSSVSLILILIWEKLKLHKKFIIHGSLVAILVSVLLNEVFKIFELGIAVGSEHMIQPIQLNGITDFFQGNHFPSFSQWKNQAIYLTAIKICLVMSLETLLNLDAIEKLDPQRRIVSKNRELVAQGTGNLFSAIFGGLPITSVIIRSSTNLQAGAKTRFSAFLHGLLILLSLILIPTWISKIPLASLAAVLLVVGYKLTDYKILQTQYRKGMDQFIPFISTLIGIVFSDVLIGIGIGCLFSVFFIVRRNILNPYEFNKKEMTYGVEVKIDLSEDVSFLNKSSMLYKLDKVPDNAHLIIDGSKSKYIDPDVLEIIEDFKIVAEFRNIKVEIIDVTSSYQKIKNKPLDPIIQQDYQKLFENNRIWVEEKLLKDPDYFKNLALGQTPKYFLISCSDSRISVNEMTGTNAGELFVHRNIANLVIDTDMNLMSVLQYSVEVLKVKHIVVCGHYGCGGVKAATDGKYHGLIDAWLRHIKQVYRMNRKELSGILDEDEKHKKLVELNVREQVYNLCMTTIVQNAWSQGNDLQLHGWVYNLKEGMLLDLNIDINKDFRDYDIFRYKFETH, encoded by the coding sequence ATGAATATCTTATACTTTTTTCCTAACGTTTCTTGGAACGACTTGAGACACGATTTTTCCTCTAGTATCGTCGTCTTTTTGGTCGCTCTTCCCCTTTGTATCGGAGTTGCATTTGCATCAGGTACACCTATCGTTTCCGGTTTGATTAGCGGTATTGTGGGAGGCATCGTAATTTCTCTGTTAAGCAAATCACCTCTATCCGTGAGCGGTCCCGCCATGGGACTTACAGTAATTGTTTTCGATTCGATTCAAACATTAGGAAGTTTTAACGACTTTCTTTTTGCTTTTTGTCTAGCCGGAGTTTTACAAATCATATTAGGATTTCTGAAAGCAGGAATTCTAAGCAATTTTTTCCCGTCTTCGGTCATTAAGGGGATGTTAGCGGCAATCGGAGCGGTTTTAATCTTAAAACAGATTCCACACGCAATCGGTTACGATATGGATTACGAAGGAGATATGGTCTTTTTTCAACAAGACCAGGAAAATACCTTTTCAGAGATCCTGACCGCGTTTCATCGTTTTACTCCCGGAGCAATCATTCTATCTTCTGTTTCCTTGATTTTAATTTTGATCTGGGAAAAGCTGAAACTACATAAAAAATTCATAATCCATGGATCTTTAGTCGCAATTTTAGTCAGTGTTTTGTTAAACGAAGTTTTTAAAATTTTCGAATTGGGTATCGCCGTCGGTTCAGAGCATATGATCCAACCGATTCAATTAAACGGGATTACCGACTTTTTTCAAGGGAATCATTTCCCGAGTTTTTCCCAATGGAAAAATCAGGCGATTTATCTGACCGCGATTAAGATCTGTCTCGTGATGAGTCTTGAAACCTTATTGAACCTGGATGCAATCGAAAAGTTAGATCCTCAAAGAAGGATCGTCTCCAAAAACCGCGAGCTCGTTGCCCAAGGAACCGGAAATTTATTCTCTGCGATTTTTGGCGGATTACCCATCACGTCTGTAATCATTCGAAGTTCCACAAATTTACAAGCCGGGGCGAAAACTAGATTTTCCGCATTCCTACACGGCTTACTGATTCTTTTATCCCTGATTTTGATTCCGACTTGGATTTCAAAAATTCCTTTGGCTTCTTTGGCGGCCGTACTCTTGGTCGTAGGCTACAAACTTACGGATTATAAAATTCTCCAAACACAATACCGAAAAGGAATGGATCAATTTATTCCATTCATCTCAACGTTAATTGGAATCGTTTTCTCAGACGTTCTTATCGGAATCGGAATCGGTTGTTTATTTTCCGTGTTCTTTATCGTAAGAAGGAACATCCTGAATCCTTACGAATTCAACAAAAAGGAAATGACTTACGGAGTCGAGGTAAAGATCGATCTTTCCGAAGACGTGTCTTTTTTGAACAAATCGAGCATGTTGTACAAATTGGATAAAGTTCCGGATAACGCACATTTGATCATAGACGGTTCCAAGTCTAAATATATCGATCCAGACGTTTTGGAAATCATCGAAGACTTTAAGATCGTAGCCGAGTTCCGCAATATCAAAGTGGAAATTATCGACGTAACCTCTTCTTATCAGAAGATTAAAAACAAACCCTTGGACCCGATCATCCAACAAGATTATCAAAAACTTTTCGAGAACAATCGGATTTGGGTAGAAGAAAAACTTTTAAAAGACCCGGATTACTTTAAGAATCTTGCTTTAGGTCAGACTCCGAAGTATTTTCTTATATCGTGCTCCGACAGTAGAATTTCGGTCAATGAAATGACGGGTACAAACGCAGGCGAACTTTTTGTCCACAGAAACATCGCAAACCTAGTAATAGATACGGACATGAATCTGATGTCGGTTCTTCAATATTCCGTCGAAGTTCTGAAAGTCAAACATATCGTCGTTTGCGGTCATTACGGTTGCGGCGGAGTCAAGGCGGCAACAGACGGTAAATACCACGGATTGATCGACGCTTGGCTTAGACATATCAAACAGGTTTACCGAATGAACCGAAAAGAACTTTCCGGAATTTTAGACGAGGATGAAAAACACAAAAAACTCGTAGAGCTAAACGTGAGAGAACAAGTTTATAACCTATGTATGACTACGATCGTTCAAAACGCGTGGAGTCAGGGAAACGATCTTCAACTTCACGGCTGGGTGTACAATCTCAAAGAAGGTATGCTCCTGGATCTCAACATAGATATAAACAAGGATTTTCGCGACTATGACATTTTCCGCTATAAATTCGAAACGCATTAA
- a CDS encoding DUF1577 domain-containing protein, with protein sequence MEYLQKTEREMDIITSVEQKNHVIAKYLLEQELTFKIYPFDRKAVIKKIIEEGGKILVQFLNVENFQKGSSFTLYMILAKYIELECIFLQKLENSLFIVKVKKLAIARKNRDNQRFTVEPGAMYVTNVVSSKAIIEANMFSIPTLVKVNFEDYKNRLKQKTEDIVDIDIFKPDLDRKFQIVKKTLKYLLIENTQDENSYKNGSPVRINYEKEVDDDLSSCIKKYKDQQIISELIVPIIYLNLEQEQIPIGYFSIQSKEQELTEKYVLELQSLANEMVDRIKESNTMKTAEHFPILNASRAGISVKIEHPHLIETLPKQDDFVFDIFFKMQAPFTVHGLIRWLAKDENNHLILGIELAGKSDLPGERARYESNIESLSKE encoded by the coding sequence ATGGAATATTTGCAAAAAACCGAAAGAGAAATGGATATCATCACTTCTGTTGAACAGAAGAATCATGTCATTGCAAAGTATCTCTTAGAACAAGAACTCACTTTTAAAATTTATCCCTTTGATCGAAAGGCGGTGATTAAAAAAATTATAGAAGAGGGCGGAAAGATTCTCGTTCAATTTTTGAATGTGGAAAATTTTCAGAAAGGAAGTTCCTTTACCCTCTATATGATTCTCGCAAAATACATTGAACTGGAATGTATCTTTCTTCAAAAATTGGAAAATTCGCTTTTTATTGTTAAGGTGAAAAAGCTTGCGATCGCGAGGAAAAATAGGGATAATCAAAGATTTACGGTAGAACCAGGGGCTATGTATGTGACTAACGTGGTATCTTCTAAAGCCATAATCGAAGCAAATATGTTCAGTATTCCGACCTTGGTCAAAGTAAATTTTGAAGACTATAAGAATCGTCTCAAACAAAAAACGGAAGATATCGTGGACATTGATATTTTCAAACCAGACTTGGATCGTAAATTTCAAATCGTTAAAAAAACGCTCAAATATCTTCTTATAGAAAATACCCAAGATGAGAACTCTTATAAAAATGGTTCTCCGGTAAGGATCAATTATGAAAAGGAAGTGGACGACGATCTATCTTCCTGCATTAAAAAATATAAAGATCAGCAAATCATTTCCGAACTGATTGTTCCGATCATCTATCTGAATCTCGAACAAGAACAAATCCCGATCGGTTACTTTTCAATACAGAGCAAGGAACAAGAGCTTACGGAAAAATACGTTCTAGAACTTCAATCTCTTGCTAACGAAATGGTAGATAGAATCAAAGAGTCGAATACGATGAAAACAGCCGAACATTTTCCGATCCTTAACGCTTCTAGGGCGGGAATCAGTGTTAAGATCGAACACCCTCATCTGATAGAAACTTTGCCGAAACAAGACGATTTTGTGTTCGACATCTTTTTTAAGATGCAGGCCCCGTTTACGGTTCACGGTTTGATTCGTTGGTTGGCCAAGGACGAAAATAACCACCTCATTTTAGGGATCGAACTCGCTGGGAAGTCGGATTTACCGGGAGAAAGAGCCCGTTACGAATCAAACATCGAATCTTTGTCTAAAGAATAA
- a CDS encoding DedA family protein: METLQFFFDFFLNLETHLDAIIQTYQNGTYVILFLIIFAETGLVVTPFLPGDSLLFAVGAFIARGSLDLGSTLILLIIAAILGDTVNYSIGNFTGEKILEKEKIPMIKKEHLEKAHRFYETYGGKTIIIARFIPIIRTFAPFVAGIGTMTYVKFITYNVIGGILWISIFILGGYYFGNLEFVKRNFKIVIFAIIIISVMPAVIEYLKERKKSRV; encoded by the coding sequence TTGGAAACTCTTCAGTTTTTTTTCGATTTCTTTTTAAATTTGGAAACACATTTGGATGCAATCATTCAGACGTATCAAAACGGGACTTACGTTATTCTATTCTTGATTATTTTTGCGGAAACCGGTTTGGTAGTAACGCCTTTTCTTCCCGGAGACTCCCTACTTTTTGCCGTAGGAGCGTTTATTGCGAGAGGTTCTTTGGATTTAGGAAGCACATTAATTCTTCTCATCATTGCCGCTATTTTAGGGGATACCGTAAATTATTCGATCGGGAATTTTACGGGAGAAAAGATATTAGAAAAAGAAAAAATACCTATGATCAAAAAGGAACATTTGGAAAAGGCACATCGGTTTTACGAGACCTACGGAGGAAAAACGATCATCATCGCAAGATTTATTCCGATCATACGCACTTTTGCCCCTTTTGTCGCCGGAATCGGGACGATGACCTACGTTAAATTCATTACATATAATGTCATAGGCGGAATTCTCTGGATCTCTATTTTCATTCTGGGCGGGTATTATTTTGGGAATTTGGAATTCGTAAAAAGAAATTTTAAAATTGTAATATTTGCAATTATTATTATTTCTGTCATGCCTGCGGTGATCGAATACCTAAAGGAAAGAAAAAAAAGTCGAGTTTAA